From Triticum urartu cultivar G1812 chromosome 2, Tu2.1, whole genome shotgun sequence, a single genomic window includes:
- the LOC125541326 gene encoding uncharacterized protein LOC125541326: MARRAEGFAPPGRPDLAWWRADLGLARRPPPPPTRSAPSSRPWCARCPRTSSSSGRSGRPSASRPPSTAPAPAPAPPPPMTSANAISTASLLRSFSSQGRLRRSKNGRSSRLVVCADAKEIAFDQKSRAALQADIEKLASAVGVTLGPRGQAHFYPGWCSQLLGLVSFDLALNPSVYAVSLWLIDIPVKIKFRTKDD, encoded by the exons ATGGCCAGGCGGGCAGAGGGTTTCGCTCCCCCGGGGCGGCCAGATCTCGCGTGGTGGCGAGCAGATCTTGGACTCGCGAGAcgacctccgccgccgccgacgcgcTCAGCTCCGTCGTCGCGGCCGTGGTGCGCGCGCTGTCCAAGGACTTCCTCGTCATCAGGCAGGAGTGGGCGGCCATCCGCATCCAGACCACCTTCCACGGCACCAGCTCCCGCTCCCGCACCCCCGCCTCCAATGACGTCGGCCAACGCCATCTCCACCGCCTCCCTCCTCCGCTCCTTCTCCTCCCAG GGGAGGTTGAGGAGGTCCAAGAACGGCCGCTCGTCACGGTTGGTGGTGTGCGCGGACGCCAAGGAAATCGCCTTCGACCAGAAGTCCCGGGCCGCGCTCCAGGCCGACATCGAGAAGCTCGCCAGCGCCGTCGGCGTCACCCTCGGCCCGCGAG GTCAGGCTCATTTTTACCCAGGCTGGTGCTCGCAATTGCTTGGTTTGGTTTCGTTCGACTTAGCACTGAATCCCTCAGTTTATGCAGTTTCGTTGTGGTTGATTGACATCCCTGTGAAGATAAAATTCAGGACCAAAGATGATTGA